A DNA window from Bradyrhizobium sp. CCBAU 53421 contains the following coding sequences:
- the purH gene encoding bifunctional phosphoribosylaminoimidazolecarboxamide formyltransferase/IMP cyclohydrolase — translation MTEQLRRVTRALLSVSDKTGLIDFAKALADHGVELVSTGGTAKAIAAAGLKVKDVSELTGFPEMMDGRVKTLHPKVHGGLLAIRDNKEHAAAMAAHGIAPIDLLVVNLYPFEATVDKGAGFEECIENIDIGGPAMIRAAAKNHDDVAVVVEANDYQSVLDELAAHKGATSLGLRRRLAAKAYARTAAYDAAISNWFAVQLDTKAPDFRAFGGRLIQSLRYGENPHQTAAFYATPEKRPGVATARQLQGKELSYNNINDTDAAYECVGEFDPQRTAACVIVKHANPCGVAEGPDLATAYARALACDSTSAYGGIIAVNRTLDADAARAIIGIFTEVIIAPDATEEAISIIAGRRNLRLLLAGGLPNARAIGLTAKTVAGGLLVQSRDNAVVEDMNLKVATKRAPTDAELRDLKFAFRVAKHVKSNTIIYAKDLATVGIGAGQMSRVDSARIAARKALDAAAELKLAEPLTKGSVVASDAFFPFADGMLACIEAGATAVIQPGGSMRDDEVIKAADEHGIAMVFTGVRHFRH, via the coding sequence ATGACCGAGCAGCTTCGCCGCGTGACCCGCGCTCTGTTGTCCGTTTCCGACAAGACCGGACTGATCGATTTCGCCAAGGCGTTGGCCGACCACGGCGTCGAGCTGGTCTCGACCGGCGGCACTGCCAAGGCGATCGCGGCGGCCGGGCTGAAGGTCAAGGACGTCTCCGAGCTCACCGGCTTCCCCGAGATGATGGACGGCAGGGTCAAGACGCTGCATCCGAAAGTGCATGGCGGCCTGCTGGCGATCCGCGACAACAAGGAACATGCGGCGGCGATGGCCGCGCACGGCATCGCGCCGATCGACCTCCTGGTCGTCAATCTCTATCCGTTCGAGGCCACCGTCGACAAAGGCGCCGGCTTCGAGGAGTGCATCGAGAACATCGACATCGGCGGCCCCGCGATGATCCGCGCCGCGGCCAAGAACCATGACGACGTCGCAGTGGTGGTGGAAGCGAACGACTATCAGTCTGTTCTCGACGAGCTCGCCGCGCACAAGGGCGCGACCTCGCTCGGCCTGCGCCGGCGGCTCGCCGCCAAGGCCTATGCGCGCACCGCGGCCTATGACGCTGCGATCTCGAACTGGTTCGCGGTGCAGCTCGACACCAAGGCGCCGGACTTCCGCGCCTTCGGCGGCAGGCTGATCCAGTCGCTGCGCTATGGCGAGAACCCGCACCAGACTGCGGCATTCTATGCCACGCCGGAGAAGCGGCCGGGCGTTGCGACCGCGCGCCAGCTGCAGGGCAAGGAACTGTCCTACAACAACATCAACGACACCGACGCGGCCTATGAATGCGTTGGCGAGTTCGACCCGCAGCGCACCGCGGCCTGCGTGATCGTCAAGCACGCCAACCCCTGCGGCGTCGCCGAGGGACCGGATCTCGCCACCGCCTACGCCCGCGCGCTCGCCTGCGACTCGACCTCGGCCTATGGCGGCATCATAGCGGTCAACCGCACGCTCGATGCGGATGCCGCGCGCGCCATCATCGGCATCTTCACCGAGGTGATCATCGCGCCCGATGCGACCGAAGAGGCGATCTCGATCATCGCCGGCCGGCGCAATCTGCGCCTCTTGCTCGCCGGCGGCTTGCCGAACGCGCGCGCAATCGGGCTCACCGCCAAGACCGTCGCCGGCGGCCTCCTGGTGCAGAGCCGCGACAATGCTGTTGTCGAGGACATGAACCTGAAGGTCGCGACCAAGCGCGCGCCGACCGACGCCGAGCTGCGCGATCTCAAATTCGCCTTCCGGGTTGCAAAACACGTCAAGTCGAACACCATCATCTACGCCAAGGACCTCGCCACCGTCGGCATCGGTGCCGGCCAGATGAGCCGCGTCGACTCGGCGCGCATTGCCGCCCGCAAGGCGCTGGATGCGGCGGCCGAGCTGAAGCTCGCCGAGCCCTTGACCAAGGGCTCGGTGGTCGCCTCCGACGCGTTCTTCCCGTTCGCCGACGGCATGCTGGCCTGCATCGAGGCCGGCGCCACCGCGGTGATCCAGCCCGGCGGCTCGATGCGCGACGACGAGGTGATCAAGGCCGCCGACGAGCACGGCATCGCCATGGTGTTCACCGGCGTGCGGCATTTCAGGCATTAG
- a CDS encoding heparinase II/III family protein, with translation MSVAQSRRISTLIAGRFARSIMARASGSTVALSRLWPGRTDRLIIAPHDLRTADATRAAEIYAGRFVFAGKIVTCHGRSIFDLEPPSEDWEAALLGFGWLRHLRAADTALTRANARSLVDDWISNQARKRPLERRADVRARRVISLLSQAPLVLGDTDGKFYRKYLRGLAREIRYLRHATLDNDGVPRLQVLIALCYASLCLANQARNIKSATRRLSDELQRQILPDGGHISRNPGALVELLSDLLPLRQTFAARNIAPPPALLNAIDRMMPMLRFFRHGDGSFALFNGMSTAPSDLVATLLAYDDTRGVPMASMPHTGFQRLDAGNMTLIIDTGPPPPASVSQDAHAGCLSFELSSGVSRIVVNCGMPNTGRDNWRPFARSTAAHSTLTYRDTSSCQFVELSAMKRLLRGAPITSGPSNVESYREAVSGGDVLTASHDGYLSRFGVIHRRVLMVSQDGTRLEGEDQLTPAPGGRIKGSEADFALRFHLHPSVKASRLSDARGVMLVLPNRDVWTFEAMDDKVDLEDSVFLAGNDGPRRTSQIVIRQDARQAATIRWSFMRSSTSATATNARRNARREPELPL, from the coding sequence GTGTCGGTCGCTCAAAGCAGACGCATCTCGACGCTGATTGCTGGCCGCTTTGCGCGCAGCATAATGGCACGCGCGAGCGGAAGCACGGTTGCGCTGTCGCGGCTCTGGCCCGGCCGCACCGACCGGCTGATCATCGCGCCGCACGACCTGCGAACCGCCGACGCCACCCGCGCCGCCGAGATCTATGCCGGGCGATTCGTGTTCGCCGGCAAGATCGTCACCTGCCACGGCCGCTCGATCTTCGATCTCGAACCGCCGTCGGAGGATTGGGAAGCCGCCCTGCTTGGCTTCGGCTGGCTGCGCCATCTGCGCGCCGCCGACACCGCGCTGACCCGCGCCAATGCCCGTTCGCTGGTCGACGACTGGATCTCCAACCAGGCGCGCAAGCGGCCGCTGGAGCGCCGCGCCGACGTGCGCGCACGGCGCGTGATCTCGCTGCTGTCGCAGGCGCCATTGGTGCTCGGCGACACCGACGGAAAATTCTACCGCAAATATCTGCGCGGGCTGGCGCGCGAGATCCGCTATCTGCGCCACGCGACGCTCGACAATGACGGCGTGCCGCGCCTGCAGGTGTTGATCGCGCTGTGCTACGCCTCGCTCTGCCTCGCCAACCAGGCGCGCAACATCAAATCCGCCACGCGCAGGCTTTCTGACGAATTGCAGCGCCAGATCCTGCCCGATGGCGGCCATATCTCGCGCAATCCCGGCGCGCTGGTTGAGCTGCTCAGCGATCTCTTGCCGCTGCGGCAAACCTTTGCCGCGCGCAACATCGCGCCGCCGCCGGCGCTGCTCAACGCGATCGACCGCATGATGCCGATGCTGCGCTTCTTCCGGCACGGCGACGGCAGCTTCGCGCTGTTCAACGGCATGTCGACCGCGCCGTCCGATCTGGTCGCGACGCTGCTCGCCTATGACGACACCCGCGGCGTGCCGATGGCGAGCATGCCGCATACCGGCTTCCAGCGGCTCGATGCCGGCAACATGACGCTGATCATCGACACCGGTCCGCCGCCGCCGGCCAGCGTCAGCCAGGATGCGCATGCCGGCTGCCTGTCGTTCGAGCTCTCCTCCGGGGTGAGCCGCATCGTCGTCAATTGCGGCATGCCGAACACCGGGCGCGACAATTGGCGGCCGTTCGCGCGTTCCACCGCGGCGCATTCGACGCTGACCTACCGCGACACCTCGTCGTGCCAGTTCGTCGAGCTGTCGGCGATGAAGCGGCTTTTGCGCGGCGCGCCGATCACCAGCGGCCCGAGCAATGTCGAGAGCTACCGCGAAGCCGTTTCCGGCGGCGATGTGCTGACCGCCTCGCATGACGGCTATCTCTCGCGCTTCGGCGTGATCCACCGCCGCGTGCTGATGGTCTCCCAGGACGGCACCCGGCTCGAGGGCGAGGACCAGCTGACGCCGGCGCCCGGCGGCCGCATCAAAGGCAGCGAGGCCGACTTCGCGCTGCGCTTCCATTTGCACCCCTCGGTGAAGGCGAGCCGGCTGTCGGATGCCCGCGGCGTCATGCTGGTGCTGCCCAACCGCGACGTCTGGACCTTCGAGGCGATGGACGACAAGGTCGATCTCGAGGACAGCGTGTTCCTGGCCGGCAATGACGGCCCGCGCCGCACCTCGCAGATCGTGATCCGGCAGGACGCCAGGCAGGCCGCCACCATCCGCTGGAGCTTCATGCGCTCCTCGACCTCGGCCACCGCCACCAACGCCCGCCGCAACGCCCGCCGCGAGCCGGAACTGCCGCTGTAG